From Draconibacterium halophilum, one genomic window encodes:
- the glgB gene encoding 1,4-alpha-glucan branching protein GlgB, producing MSEKQNKSSKTKRKSVKTKKKTVVAKNKEANKANVVDDIKNIITEYDIYLFREGKHFSLYEKLGAHVIEHNNTRGTFFAVWAPNAESVSVIGNFNGWQKEANILSRREDDSGLWEGFIPNVEKGEAYKYFIRSMFDGFEVEKADPVGFYSEQPPKTASVVWEYNYNWNDAAWMKKRGKNNALDSPYSVYEVHLESWRRKPEEDMKPLSYAELAEQLTAYVKDMGYTHVELMPVTEFPFSGSWGYQVTGFFAPTSRFGTPDDFMYFVDYLHQNDIGVIMDWVPSHFPGDQHGLHFFDGTYLYEHEDPRKGYHPDWSSYIFNYGRNEIRNFLISSAHSWMERFHIDGIRVDAVASMLYLDYSRKEGEWIPNEHGGRENLDAIKFLRDLNESIYTKFPDVQTIAEESTAWPMVTRPVYTGGLGFGMKWNMGWMHDTLGYFQNETVHRSYHHNQMTFSIMYAFNENFMLSLSHDEVVHGKGSLINKMPGDDWQKFANLRAMFGFMFAHPGKKLHFMGMEFGQWKEWNHESSLDWHLLEHDTHKGLQFFIKDLNSVYKRFPALYENDFSGEGFKWIDANDSQNSVFSFVRYDKQKKHPVLIVANLTPVPRYNYRVGVPDDAKWQEILNSDAKQYGGSGMGNFGGVDSNPVPYHDEEQSINIMIPPLGIVMFAKE from the coding sequence TATAACCGAATACGATATTTACCTGTTCCGTGAAGGGAAACATTTTTCATTGTATGAAAAACTTGGAGCCCATGTAATTGAACACAACAATACCCGCGGAACTTTTTTCGCGGTCTGGGCGCCAAACGCCGAGTCGGTATCCGTAATCGGTAATTTTAACGGCTGGCAAAAAGAAGCCAACATCCTCAGCCGACGGGAAGACGACTCGGGTTTATGGGAAGGTTTTATTCCCAATGTGGAAAAAGGTGAAGCGTACAAATACTTTATCCGTTCAATGTTTGATGGATTTGAGGTTGAAAAAGCTGACCCTGTTGGTTTTTACAGCGAACAACCGCCCAAAACTGCATCGGTTGTATGGGAATATAACTACAACTGGAACGATGCGGCCTGGATGAAAAAAAGGGGAAAAAACAATGCACTCGACAGTCCGTATTCTGTGTACGAAGTTCATCTGGAATCGTGGCGCCGTAAACCAGAGGAAGATATGAAACCTCTGAGTTATGCTGAACTGGCAGAGCAACTTACTGCTTATGTAAAAGATATGGGATATACCCATGTGGAATTAATGCCCGTGACTGAATTTCCGTTTTCGGGTTCCTGGGGCTACCAGGTAACGGGCTTTTTCGCCCCTACCAGTCGTTTCGGCACACCCGATGATTTTATGTATTTTGTAGATTACCTGCACCAAAACGATATTGGTGTAATCATGGATTGGGTACCTTCGCATTTTCCGGGCGACCAACACGGATTGCACTTTTTTGATGGAACATATTTGTACGAACATGAAGATCCCCGAAAAGGGTACCATCCAGACTGGAGCAGCTATATCTTTAATTACGGCAGAAACGAAATACGTAACTTTTTAATTAGCAGTGCACACAGTTGGATGGAACGTTTTCACATCGACGGAATCAGGGTAGATGCTGTGGCTTCGATGTTGTATCTCGATTATTCACGTAAAGAAGGAGAATGGATTCCGAATGAACACGGTGGGCGTGAAAACCTGGATGCCATTAAATTTTTGCGCGACCTCAATGAATCGATTTACACGAAATTCCCTGATGTGCAAACCATTGCCGAGGAATCAACTGCCTGGCCAATGGTTACCCGACCTGTTTATACCGGTGGTCTTGGATTTGGAATGAAATGGAATATGGGCTGGATGCACGATACGCTGGGGTACTTCCAGAATGAAACCGTTCACCGAAGTTATCACCACAATCAGATGACATTCAGTATTATGTATGCGTTTAATGAGAATTTTATGCTTTCACTTTCACACGATGAAGTGGTGCATGGAAAAGGGAGCCTGATAAATAAAATGCCTGGCGACGACTGGCAGAAGTTTGCCAATTTGCGCGCCATGTTTGGTTTTATGTTTGCTCACCCGGGGAAGAAGCTTCATTTTATGGGTATGGAATTCGGACAGTGGAAAGAATGGAACCATGAGAGCAGCCTCGACTGGCATTTGTTGGAACACGACACACACAAAGGCCTTCAGTTTTTTATAAAGGATTTAAACAGTGTTTATAAACGTTTTCCGGCCCTTTATGAAAATGACTTTAGTGGCGAAGGATTTAAATGGATTGATGCGAACGATTCCCAAAACTCGGTTTTCAGTTTTGTCCGCTACGACAAACAGAAAAAACACCCCGTTCTTATCGTTGCGAATTTGACACCGGTTCCAAGGTATAATTATCGTGTTGGAGTTCCTGATGATGCCAAATGGCAAGAAATTCTGAACAGCGATGCCAAACAATATGGAGGTAGTGGAATGGGAAACTTTGGCGGTGTGGATTCAAATCCGGTACCGTATCACGATGAAGAACAATCCATTAATATTATGATTCCCCCATTGGGAATTGTAATGTTTGCAAAAGAATAA